The genome window ACGGGCTTGCCGGTAAGACCGGCCATAACGCTGGGGAGCGCGCCTTCCATGCCCGCCACCACGATAAGGGCCGAGGCTTTTTCGAACACGGGCAGCCAGGGGGTTACGCGGTGCAGGCCCGCCACGCCGATATCCGCGGCAAGCCCGGCGTTGATGCCGTGAAAAAGAAGCGTTGCCAGGGCTTCGAGAGCCACGGGCATGTCGGAGGTCCCGGCGGTCACGATCATGACGTCGCCCGCGTCCGGCCAGGGCGGCGTGTGCGGCAAGGGCTTGCCCCGGCTGAAGGTCGCGGCTTCCGGCCAGTACGTGCCGTCGGGAAAGGCCTTTTGCAGGGCCGCGCCCTGCTCCGGGGAAACGCGGCTCGCCAGCACGGGCTTGGCGCCGGTATCGCCGCTTAGGGCGGCAACCGCGGCAATGAGGCGCTCGGCGCTTTTGCCGCGCGCGAACACGGTTTCCGGCGCGCCGGTGCGTAAGTGCCGGTGCGTGTCCACGGTGACGCCGTCCAGCATCTGCCGGAACGGGGCGTATTTCAACTGCGCCGCCGCGTCTTCCGGGGACAGGCTCCCGGCGGCCACAAGGCTGAGGATGTCGGCAAGGGTATTGTGTTCTGGCATGGCAATAGGGGTAAAATGGTTACCGAGGCCTCTGGATTAGCACAGACAGCCAAGGCGGACAAGACGCCCGGTTCCGGAAATCCGGCACCGCGTTCCGCAGGGGGCGGCCTTCTTGTGGAACGTCTTTTGCAAATATCCAACGAGGCGTCGGTTTTCCGGCGCTCAAAACGCTTTCAGAGAGACGGAACGGCATGAAAACCTGCGGTTTTTTGCGCAACCAGATCAACTTTGAGCCCACGGGCATCCAGCCGTGCTGCGACGTGCGCGCGCTCGGCGTGCCCTCGTTCCCGTTCTCCGGCGGCCCGTTGCGGCTGGACGGCTATGTCGGCCACATCGCGGACGTTCTCACGCGGGTTCAAACCGGTTCGGACCATTGCGCCGGGTGCCCGGAACTGCGCGACGACGGCAAGCCGTTTGATCTTCCCACGGCGGAAACCTTCCGCATCGCGGCCGTTTCCGTCAACCATCACCGGTATTTCTGCAACTGCAAATGCTCCTATTGCGACCTGTGGGCGGCTTCCGGCAAAAAGCCGCCATACGCTATCCTGCCCGCGCTCGAAAGCCTGGCGGAACAGGGCGCGCTTTCCCCCCAATGCGTCATCAGCTGGGGCGGCGGCGAGCCGGGCCTTTTGCGGGAATTTCCGGCTGTCTGCCGCTGGGGCATGGAGAAAGGCATCGTCCAGTACGTGCACACCAACGCGCTTCTATGCTCCCCCGCGGTCACGGAACTGCTCGCCGCCGGGAAGGGCCTTGTCAATATCAGCCTTGATTCCGGCGACGCGGCGACCTACCGCAAGGTCAAGGGTGTGGACGGCTGGGACGCGGTCATGGCGTCGCTGCAAACGTATACGGCGGCCTGCCGCGCCCCGGAACAGATCGACCTGAAATACATCATCTTTGACGACACGAACGATATCGCGCAGGTGGAAAAATTCTTCCAGGTCTGCCTGCGGTTCGGCATCAGGAAAATTCAATATTCCCTGAATTTCAAGGAGATCAACCGCCGCGCCGTCAGCCCCAAAACCCTGATCGCCGCCGCGTTTTTCAAGGCCAGGGCAACGGAACTCGGCCTGGACGC of uncultured delta proteobacterium contains these proteins:
- a CDS encoding hypothetical protein (Evidence 5 : No homology to any previously reported sequences): MPVRVHGDAVQHLPERGVFQLRRRVFRGQAPGGHKAEDVGKGIVFWHGNRGKMVTEASGLAQTAKADKTPGSGNPAPRSAGGGLLVERLLQISNEASVFRRSKRFQRDGTA
- a CDS encoding putative metallo cofactor biosynthesis protein (Evidence 3 : Function proposed based on presence of conserved amino acid motif, structural feature or limited homology) codes for the protein MKTCGFLRNQINFEPTGIQPCCDVRALGVPSFPFSGGPLRLDGYVGHIADVLTRVQTGSDHCAGCPELRDDGKPFDLPTAETFRIAAVSVNHHRYFCNCKCSYCDLWAASGKKPPYAILPALESLAEQGALSPQCVISWGGGEPGLLREFPAVCRWGMEKGIVQYVHTNALLCSPAVTELLAAGKGLVNISLDSGDAATYRKVKGVDGWDAVMASLQTYTAACRAPEQIDLKYIIFDDTNDIAQVEKFFQVCLRFGIRKIQYSLNFKEINRRAVSPKTLIAAAFFKARATELGLDAESFYIDPPMAARIKAYEAELFTRETR
- a CDS encoding 1-(5-phosphoribosyl)-5-amino-4-imidazole-carboxylate (AIR) carboxylase; translation: MPEHNTLADILSLVAAGSLSPEDAAAQLKYAPFRQMLDGVTVDTHRHLRTGAPETVFARGKSAERLIAAVAALSGDTGAKPVLASRVSPEQGAALQKAFPDGTYWPEAATFSRGKPLPHTPPWPDAGDVMIVTAGTSDMPVALEALATLLFHGINAGLAADIGVAGLHRVTPWLPVFEKASALIVVAGMEGALPSVMAGLTGKPVVAVPTSVGYGVALGGFAALAGMLSSCSPGIAVVNIDNGYGAAMFALRLMQMKDHSSTLP